The sequence GTCGAATTTTTCTACACGCGCACCATAGAGATCCACGATATACACATTATCAGAAGAATCGAGTGCAATGCCTCGCGGATAATAAAATTGTCCATCGCCTGAACCGCCGCTTCCAAATTGGCCGATGTAGCTGAAACCAGAATCAAATATCTGAACGCGATGATTAAATTGATCAGCCACATAGATATTTCCCGTGGTTGTGGAGATTGCAATACCCCAAGGTCTATAAAACTCTCCATTGCCAGCACCCGAAATACCAGCCTGACAGCTTGAAGTACACGTCTGAAATGCGCTGCTTCCGTCTGAAACGCCCCAGCCAAAAGCCGAGACGAAGGTTCCGGAGGAGTTGAATTTTTCGATGCGGTGGTTGAGGCTGTCAGAGACAAAAATATTTCCTCCGGGATCAAGCGCGATGCCCCGAGGAGTATAAAATTGACCATCACCAGTGCCATTGCTTCCAAATTGAGCCAACGGAGTACCCGACGAATCAAACTTCTGAATCCTATCGTTAGCGCTGTCCACCACGTACATATTTCCTGTGCTCGTAGAAATAGCCACGTATGTCGGGGAAGCTAAGGCGCCGAGGGCCGGAGCAGAGGGAATCTTAAAAAGAAACGCCGGGGTTGGTTCGTCTGCCCAAGCTTTCGGCAGGCAAAAGGAAAAAGCAAGCAAAAAGAGGAAACTTGCTGTTACGCTCAAATAGATTATTTTATATTTCGACATTTAGAAATATGCTTTTATTATATCAAAATAACTGTTAAGCACAAAAACAAACTCACTCTTAGCAATCTTAGCAAGGACTGTCCTTGCTAGTCCGTATTCCTTTACAGAGTTGTTTTCATTCCCGCAAGAAAAGCTCTCGTCTTTGGCCCAAAGTAGCCTGCCGTAGGAGTAATCCCATTTGCTTTCTGAAATTCCGCGAGAGCGGAACGAGTTAATGCTCCGAAAAAGTTAGTTTCATTCCCTGATGAACCGGGACCAGTCGTTGCCACTAGAAACCCATGACTATTCAAAAATATCTGAAGCTGTTTTACATCGTCGCCTGACAGTCCGAATTCCAAATCACGAATAATAGGTGGAAGTGTCTTTATGATATTTTGCGGATTGTTTTGATATTTCTCAACCAAATCCTTCGCCTCCTGCGTCTTATTCATCGCAACAAGATTCGTTACACGCGAAGCTAAAGAGCCACCTCCGCTTGAGTGATGTCTCGCAACTGGTGTCGGCGTTGCAGTAGAACCATCACAGTTCTCATTCCCGTCTGCAAGTGACTCTACCTGACTTGCCGTAAGGAGAGAATCGTAGATGCGGACGTCATCAATATAACCATTGAATGCTTCATGACCTCCATCACTACCGAGTGTATTGAAATTGACAGCAGGACTACCATCCGAACTTCCATCAGCTACTCCATCGAGATAGAAGGTGGCATGGCCGTCATCATTTACTAATGCAATATGATGCCAAGTGTCGAGCGAAAGTGCTGTGTCATTTACATGATCACCATCACCATTGTAATTCGAAATTTTATTTGGCCATGCAACGTTTCCTATATCATCTCCTAAATAATAGAGCCCGATATCAGTATTTTGAGAGATGAGCGAACCATACTCATTAGTCTGTCCTAAAGGCTTTATCCACATCGAAACTGAATAGGTTGTCGTCGCGCTTCTCGAGAATATTACTTTCTGATCCGAATCTTCATCAAAAAGAAGACTATGAGAATCAGTAAAATCAACAGGTGGCACATCAGTTGAATAGGTTGGACCATTTACGAGCGTGCCGTCGTATCCTTCAACACTTTCAATTGCTGTCGTACCTTCGCCCTCATCAAAATTCCAGTAAGCATCGGCAACACAAGAGGCACCAGATGTGGCTCCGGGAGTTGTGACACTTGCAGAATCTCCAAACTCTCCAACGTCAACGCTATTAATTGCCGCCACACGGTAGTTGTACTCTACACCCGGAAGCACGTATTGATCGTTATAGGTAGTTGCGTCCGATTCTGTATCATCAACGATTGTACCCCACACGCTATCAACTGGTGATTCACGGTCGATTCTATAACCGGTAATTTCATCGCCCCCATCATCCTCCGGAGCTGTCCACGAAAGATGAACATGCGATTGAGGAAGGGCGGTTACAGTAAGAGATGTCGGTACTCCCGGTACGGTGTCGGCCGCAATACCGTTCATTGTTTTTGAACCGGTGACAGCAGAAATGCCATCATTCACAGCCGTTGCGATAGTGAAAGTACTATTGTAATTGGGCGCCGGAGTGAAAATGACACCGGCAAGAAGTCTATTGAGGGAAATCCTTGCGCCGTTCGCGTGCCATTGCCCGGTCTCGGGATTATAGGTTGATGTGACCAAACCGGACGTAGAAGTACTCAAACTTCCTGCTTCCGGGTCAGAAAGTGTTAAATACGCTTGGAGGCTCAAACTGTCATCAGTTATAACAATGTCGGTAAGATTGAGCGGAGTGTCCTCGGTGTACGTTTCGGGTGCGCTAAGGTTCGATGCGCTCGGGGCGCCGTTTACAGCATTAATGGTAAAACTCACGTTATCAGTCACTGACGAGAATGCCGTCGAACCACCGTTGGTGGTGGTGTCGGCAGTGCCTCCATCAGTACCGCTGGTTTGGTCCCATGCGCGGAATGTCAGAGCATCCGGAAATGTACCGTCCGACACAGTTTTCTGGCAGTAGACACGATTATCTGAATCGGCGGCAAGAAGGCGCGTCGTTGTCGCGGAAGGCGTACCGAATCCATGCCAAGTCGTACCGTCATCAAGCGAATAGTGACAAATAAGGTCAGCACTATTAACAGCTGTGACGGCAATCCCCAGAAGCGCTCCGTCATCAAGATCGTTGACGTTATCAAGCCCGGGTGAATCCGGAAAATCCACAAGATCTGACACGAGAGTACCTTGAATGTCCCCCGGCGCCCCCGGCTGATAGATTGCAACCATTGTAGGACTCGCCACAGCATCGAGAACTGGGGCAGTGTTTGGGATAGCTTTTGCGAACTGCGGGGATCCAAAAACAAAGACGATTAGGAATAAAAATAAAAATCCCTTTTGAGCAAATTTCATGTCCTTAAAAGTATACAGCAAAAAAGGAAAGAAGGGGGTGTGAACAACAATCACCCAGGGAAATTAGCTGAAAATACTGCCGAAAAAACTTTTTGTTTTGCCCCAGAATGTTTTTGGCTTTTCATTTGGAGGAACATATCCCATTGGCAGAACTGGTTTCAGAGGTTCAATCTTCTTTCCATCGTAAGAAATTCCTTCCAGTTTCTTGCGCGTGAATTCAAGTTCTAAAAGCCTTCCCACTTCTGCACTTTCAGGATTGAAGCTATAGAATTTTGCTTTTTTCGGGTATGTTTTTATAAAACCTCTGATAGCCTGTTCGATAACTTGTTCTTCGGATTGTTTTCCTCCTTCGCCTATGACAATGCGCGCTACTTCTTTAAAAGCAGGGTCGTCAAACGGATCAGGATAGATTTTCTCTTTCTCTGGCACGCCAAACTCTTTTTCGCGCGACGGGCCATTTTCCCAACGTTTGTTAGCAAATCTAATAAAGTTAGGATCTTCGTTTGGGTTGTAAGAGGCTTTTCGCCTCTCCTCTCGTAAAGTTTTTTCGTCAAAAACTGGAGCAACATCTATTTTTTCAGGAACAATTTCATCTTCCAAATCATCTGCTGTTTTGATATCGAAATTTCCTTGTTCGAGAGACATAAAAATGTGTTGTTATTAGGAGTAATTATAGTCCCAAAACGCCCAAAGGAGCAATGGGCAAAATGTAACAATTTCTAATAGAGAACGTCATATATTTGCAGACGAAGCAAGTGGTACAATAGAGATGTGCCTAGTATTAGCTTAATTAATAATTTAATTACATAAGTATGAAGACAAAAATAGTATTTATTGGAAGTGCCCTCCTTCTTTCGGGAGCACTTTTCTCGGTTGTGGGAGCCCAAGGACTTGGCGTTAAAGTGGATACAAATGTTGGAGTCGAAGCACAGGGTAGTGGCGTGAGTGCTTCAACAGAAACCGAGGTTCACGGTAACGCAACGAGCAGTGCTGCAAAGAATGAAGATCGGGGCAATGCTACAAGCAGTGAAGCGAAGGAAAACAACGAAAACGCCTCAAGCACAAGCAATGCGGGAGGAAGTGTCACAGCAGAAGCACACCGAAGTACGGTAGCAACTTTCGTTAAGACGCTTCTCGCTGTCGCCGATAGAGAGGGCGGTATCGGAGCGGAAGTGCGGGCAGTGGCTCAAGCACAGAATGATTCTGCAACAACTACAGCGTCTGCAATGGCGAAGGTAGAAGAAAGAGGAGCAGTGCGAACATTCCTCTTTGGAAGCGACTACAAAAATCTCGGCGTCATCCGAAGCCAAATCGCAGTAACAAGCAATAACATTGATCGGCTCAAGAAACTTCTCGACAGAACAACAAGCGTAGAAGCTCGGGCAGAGCTGAACGCACAGATCCAAGTACTACAAGATGAACAAGTAAAACTGGATGCGTTTGTAACAGCTCACGAAGACACTTTCAGCGTCTTTGGGTGGTTCGTGAAGCTATTTCAGGAATAATTTCTTGTCAGTTTTAGATGAAGAAAAAAACACCCTGATTCAACGGGGTGTTTTTTTCTTCATCCTATTTTTAAATTTACTTTGTCGTCTTGCCGAAGATAAGCCGTGCTGCTGCACCAAGAGCAAGAAGAACGAGTGCTCCAAGAATATACGAAGTATAATTTTTCGTAGCACTTCCTCCCTCCGCAGCCACATCTTTCACCACTACAGGTGTTGCTGTTGTCGAAGCTCCCTGAACTGTGCTGTTCGTTCCCCCAGCAACAGAATTATTTCCAGAAACTGTCGCATTTGAAATTGTAACCTGAACTGGCGCGCCTCCATTGCCAGAAAATACATTTTTGTTTTGAGCGTTATAGATCTGTGTATCGCTCATAACTCCAATAGAAGCTGTACCTGATTTGAGCGCAGTAAATGTTACTGTACCGAAAACCTTGCTAGTCGATACTCCTCCGGGATATCCAGCAGTCTTTATAACTAAGCCTGAATCCATACTGTCGTAGCCTGGTTGCGAAAGCGGGAGCCATACGGGAGCAAAATTAAACGCCGTAGCCTTCAAAAGATCTTTCGAATAAGAAAGAACAACCTTCGAAGTATACACATTCTCCCCTGCAGGATTTACTGAAACCTGTACGGCAACTGTCTGACCAGCTTTCACATTGAACGTTGAAGGAGTAAGAGAAACATTAGCAGCTGCAGAAGCAAAAGCTGGAACAGCCACCGCAAGAACGATAAAAGAAAAGATAATTTTTTTCATATTATTTTGCCCAGTTAATGAGTAATTGATTAAAATCCAAAATATCTACGACGCCATCGCTGTTGAAGTCTGCAGAATTATTTGTTCCCTTCTTCCCCCAATTTACGATAAGAAGATTGAAGTCGAGGATGCTGAAGGTATGAGCACCCAAAACTTTTCCTGATCCTCCGGAAGAACCGCCACCGGATGTGTGACGAGCTGGTGTAGGAGATGGAGTTGGTGTCGCTTCAGGAGTAGGCGAAGGTGTCGGCGTCGGGGTAATTTCTGGGGTTGGACTTGGTGTTACCTCAGGAGTGGGTGTGGGAGTAACTTCCGGTGTTGGAGATGGGGTGGGTTCTGGCGTCACGGACGGCGTGGGGCTTGGTGTCACTTCAGGAGTTGGCGTTGAAGCTGGAGCGGGATCGTTTAAAGTAATGGTACAAGTTTTTGTCTCATCTTTGATGAAAGTTCCTGTACAATCTTCCGAAAAACTTTTTGTATAGTCATGGGTGTCTACGACATCGATCGTATAGCTTCCGGGATGAATTTGAAAAAGTTGTCCAGGATCCTCTTTCCCTGCTGCGTTGCCACTGGTTACAGAATCCTTTGATCTGGTCTGAAAGCTAGGAGCAGTAAGCGTACCGGAATTGTCATTAATAACATGAGTAACAACATGAAGCTTCCCACTGCAAGGAGCGGAATTGCTAGAGTAATCGGTTACGTATGAATCCCCCGAACTATGTTCAAGAATCGCTGTTGCTACGCAACCAACAATATACTTGTCCGGAGTGGTAGAGAGAAATCTAAAATCATTTGCCCCAGAAGAAAGCGGTAGAAAGTTTGGATTAATAATAACATCTGATTCACTTGTGTGGAGGACGATGCGAACTCTGTACGTACTAATATCAGCAGATGCTGTCAAAAATCCTGAAACGGATATAGCAACAGGGTCGGTGCCGGCAGTGCTTGAAGTAATGAATACTCTGGGCAAGATAGTAGTTGCTGATACTGTATGGGCAAAAGCAAATATAGCAATAGCAAGAAGACCTACTGAAATCAATTTGTAACTTTTCATAATTTCGTTTAAATATTGATAAAAGGCATTAAAAAAAGGCTCTAAAGAGCCATAAAAACAGATTCGTGTCTAACAGTACTACTATACACTAACAAATATAAAAAGTCAACTAATTCTCCGAATGGGGAACCAGGCTGTTTTGAACACTACCCGCACGAGAAAATTATTTTTCTGTAGTACTCTTCATACTGCGCGACGATTTTTTCAGAGCAAAAGCTTGATCGGGCCCGTTCTTTTGCATTTTCGCCAAGTTTTTTCACCAAAGTTTCATCATGGGAAAGTTCCAGAAGCTTTTGTGCAAAATCATCCACCTTCCCCACTCCAAATAAATATCCTGTTTCGCTGTCTTTCATAACTTCTCCAATTCCACCAGCATCTGTTGCAAGCACCGGCTTGCCATACGACATCGTCTCAAGAATCCCCATTCCAAAACTTTCAGTCTCTGACGTGTAGATACCAATATCAGCGGCATTAATATAATTTTCGATGTCGAGGACATTTCGTTTTATAATTATCTGGTCGCCTATGCCTAATTCCTCGACAAGAGATTGAAAGGAAGCAAAATCAGCTCCTGCAAGAATAAAGAGTTTAATTTTCTTATTTTCTTTGACTTTGCCGAGAATCGCCAAAAGATCAGGAATTCTTTTTACTTTTCGCAGATTAGAAAGATGAATTGCTAGGAAATCTGTACTGGCCACCCCGATCTCTTTCCTCACTTCCTCGGTGCTTTTTGTTATTTTCTTTGGAGTATAGAAATTATGAATAACCTCGATGTGTT comes from Candidatus Paceibacterota bacterium and encodes:
- a CDS encoding peptidoglycan-binding protein, yielding MKFAQKGFLFLFLIVFVFGSPQFAKAIPNTAPVLDAVASPTMVAIYQPGAPGDIQGTLVSDLVDFPDSPGLDNVNDLDDGALLGIAVTAVNSADLICHYSLDDGTTWHGFGTPSATTTRLLAADSDNRVYCQKTVSDGTFPDALTFRAWDQTSGTDGGTADTTTNGGSTAFSSVTDNVSFTINAVNGAPSASNLSAPETYTEDTPLNLTDIVITDDSLSLQAYLTLSDPEAGSLSTSTSGLVTSTYNPETGQWHANGARISLNRLLAGVIFTPAPNYNSTFTIATAVNDGISAVTGSKTMNGIAADTVPGVPTSLTVTALPQSHVHLSWTAPEDDGGDEITGYRIDRESPVDSVWGTIVDDTESDATTYNDQYVLPGVEYNYRVAAINSVDVGEFGDSASVTTPGATSGASCVADAYWNFDEGEGTTAIESVEGYDGTLVNGPTYSTDVPPVDFTDSHSLLFDEDSDQKVIFSRSATTTYSVSMWIKPLGQTNEYGSLISQNTDIGLYYLGDDIGNVAWPNKISNYNGDGDHVNDTALSLDTWHHIALVNDDGHATFYLDGVADGSSDGSPAVNFNTLGSDGGHEAFNGYIDDVRIYDSLLTASQVESLADGNENCDGSTATPTPVARHHSSGGGSLASRVTNLVAMNKTQEAKDLVEKYQNNPQNIIKTLPPIIRDLEFGLSGDDVKQLQIFLNSHGFLVATTGPGSSGNETNFFGALTRSALAEFQKANGITPTAGYFGPKTRAFLAGMKTTL
- a CDS encoding cohesin domain-containing protein, which encodes MKKIIFSFIVLAVAVPAFASAAANVSLTPSTFNVKAGQTVAVQVSVNPAGENVYTSKVVLSYSKDLLKATAFNFAPVWLPLSQPGYDSMDSGLVIKTAGYPGGVSTSKVFGTVTFTALKSGTASIGVMSDTQIYNAQNKNVFSGNGGAPVQVTISNATVSGNNSVAGGTNSTVQGASTTATPVVVKDVAAEGGSATKNYTSYILGALVLLALGAAARLIFGKTTK
- the bshA gene encoding N-acetyl-alpha-D-glucosaminyl L-malate synthase BshA, with protein sequence MRFEPILCLNWVLPREIIKMGFFTTSKKETSKSLKIGIVCYPSVGGSGIVATGLGSELAKRGHEVHFLSYDPPFALDRKLPNIFFHKVDFNGHELFKYPDYTLPLAVRIVDVCKEFKLDILHVHYAVPHATAALLAKDIADEEKIPFPNIITTLHGTDITLLALDKTVMPVIKYSIESSCGVTAVSESLKKDTIKNLDTKKHIEVIHNFYTPKKITKSTEEVRKEIGVASTDFLAIHLSNLRKVKRIPDLLAILGKVKENKKIKLFILAGADFASFQSLVEELGIGDQIIIKRNVLDIENYINAADIGIYTSETESFGMGILETMSYGKPVLATDAGGIGEVMKDSETGYLFGVGKVDDFAQKLLELSHDETLVKKLGENAKERARSSFCSEKIVAQYEEYYRKIIFSCG